From a region of the candidate division WOR-3 bacterium genome:
- a CDS encoding DUF433 domain-containing protein produces the protein MKFTRITIDTHQMGGVPCIRGLRIPVSTIVGMFADGMTEAEMLKAYPDLESADVREAMRYAAEAVRERELPLLVAD, from the coding sequence ATGAAGTTCACACGCATCACCATCGATACGCATCAGATGGGTGGAGTGCCCTGCATTCGAGGTCTCCGCATACCTGTTTCAACCATTGTGGGAATGTTCGCGGACGGCATGACCGAGGCCGAGATGCTCAAGGCCTACCCGGACCTTGAATCGGCCGACGTCCGTGAGGCGATGCGCTACGCGGCGGAGGCAGTACGCGAGCGCGAACTGCCACTCCTGGTCGCCGATTGA